The following is a genomic window from Candidatus Zixiibacteriota bacterium.
TATTTTGCCATGCCCAGCATCTTTGGAAAAATATTTATTTCATCATTGGTCGGGATGGCAATTCTTATGTGCTTTTGTTTATTTACATTCATTTTTTGGCTTTCAGCAATCTTATATATTTTTTGAAGAAAAAATGCTCTCCAAAACCAGCGAAATTATTACTTTCCAGCAGCTGCTTCCAGTCTCTTTTGATAAAATCAAAAGCATATTTACATTCAATGGTTTTGAAAATAAAACGGTATAATGGCGGCATGTTAGTCATGTCAAATTCAGCAAAATCAAGCATGAAAAATGACCCGCCTGGTTTTAGGTGAGTATAAATATTTTCGATAACCGTTTGGCGAACTTTATGCGGAAAACCGTGGATTACAAAGCTGATAAATATTTTATCAAATTGCTCCGATAGTGAGAACGGAAGATCAATTCTTTGCCGGATAAATTTAGCATTTTTATATTTAGCACACTTATTTCTGAATTGCCTTTCCATTATAGGCGAGATATCCATGCCGGTTATCCCCCCGGCATCACTTAAATATGACGCCATAATGCAGGCGTTGCGTCCCGTGCCGCAACCTAAATCGAGAATTTTATCTCCGGGCTGAATACTCATTATCTTTATTGCCCGGCCAATAAATCTGCGATAAAAACCCAATGTGGCAATGTTCATTATATTATCATAATTTATTGCCGTTAAGGTTGTTAATTCAACTCCTGAGTCGGGATATATTTTATCTTGTCTTGAGTTCATTTTCACAGTTAATTTGGTTAATAAAAAAGAACGATAAAAGGATAATAATTATAAATAAAATAAAAAACGACGTAAATCCGAATTCAGTGATTATCCAGCCGCCTAAAAGTGAAAATACAACAGGAAGAATGCTTCCAGCTCCGGTCAATCCAGTATATAATGCTCTGTTTTCATTGGTGGTAACTTCTAATAAAATCCCACTGACTGAAATACGGTGAATGGAAAAAACAACACCACCGGCTATAAAAATGTACGGAAAAAGGGTAGCCCCCGGAATCATTAAAATAAATAGAGGAATCAGGATAGCAAGAGTGGAAGTAATATGTAATAAGTATTTATATTTTACTTTTTTAGAATAATAAAAAATTATACTGCCAGTTGCGGCTATTCCAATTACTTTTAGAAGCAGAAAATTACCAATGCTATGACTCCCGGCATCAAAATTTGTTTTAGCATAAAGAGTTAAAAAAGGCATTAAAACTATACTGATTCCCTGAGTGTTTATCAAAAACAAATAAGTTTTCAGATTTTTATTAGTGCGAATTTCACGAATAATAACGCGCATGAATTCCTTAAATCCGTCGATTTTGTGATTGGATGTTGGAATCTCCTTGATTTTCCAGAACCCAAAAGATGCAATTCCAAGCAGTACGGCAGCAATAATAAATAATGTGGCATAATTTATAGGGTAATCGTATTTTGACAATATACCCCTGGCAAAAAATGCTGAAAGAAAAACTAAAGAACTGGAAATAACCTGTTTAATAGAAAAAAAAGCTTTTCTTTTTTCCTGC
Proteins encoded in this region:
- a CDS encoding MFS transporter, which gives rise to MELNKQISKQNYYAFLWHAVFLALAINFMDVDTIIPVMMLDAGCSSLQLGILIAIMLGGGNIAQLFFASFLNNQSMKKGYLLSGINARIIALGGMSLLFYFSSHVNGSFIIWSIFILISLFSLSGAFANINYVDIFGKSILQEKRKAFFSIKQVISSSLVFLSAFFARGILSKYDYPINYATLFIIAAVLLGIASFGFWKIKEIPTSNHKIDGFKEFMRVIIREIRTNKNLKTYLFLINTQGISIVLMPFLTLYAKTNFDAGSHSIGNFLLLKVIGIAATGSIIFYYSKKVKYKYLLHITSTLAILIPLFILMIPGATLFPYIFIAGGVVFSIHRISVSGILLEVTTNENRALYTGLTGAGSILPVVFSLLGGWIITEFGFTSFFILFIIIILLSFFFINQINCENELKTR
- a CDS encoding class I SAM-dependent methyltransferase; its protein translation is MNSRQDKIYPDSGVELTTLTAINYDNIMNIATLGFYRRFIGRAIKIMSIQPGDKILDLGCGTGRNACIMASYLSDAGGITGMDISPIMERQFRNKCAKYKNAKFIRQRIDLPFSLSEQFDKIFISFVIHGFPHKVRQTVIENIYTHLKPGGSFFMLDFAEFDMTNMPPLYRFIFKTIECKYAFDFIKRDWKQLLESNNFAGFGEHFFFKKYIRLLKAKK